The following coding sequences lie in one Arabidopsis thaliana chromosome 3, partial sequence genomic window:
- a CDS encoding uncharacterized protein (unknown protein; FUNCTIONS IN: molecular_function unknown; INVOLVED IN: biological_process unknown; LOCATED IN: chloroplast; EXPRESSED IN: 17 plant structures; EXPRESSED DURING: 10 growth stages; Has 63 Blast hits to 63 proteins in 12 species: Archae - 0; Bacteria - 0; Metazoa - 0; Fungi - 0; Plants - 63; Viruses - 0; Other Eukaryotes - 0 (source: NCBI BLink).) has product MQDPHVPSSPTISSVSSSDLDTESTGSFFHDRSITLGTLMGFSFTATMPMPFRASSRRHVSPSVAISRASSSNARRNHQRKRPPSNSAEPEPHRRRKWWRFCRDDDDDAAGNGIHRGTGDSKRSSLGEYLEVERRFGDEAVYNSAEAELEDAVVARYQDQQPVMGERALFADGRVLPPASAEVVTGEGTPVATSLCRFPVSLTGICSGGGG; this is encoded by the exons ATGCAAGATCCTCATGTCCCATCTTCTCCAACTATCTCCTCCGTCTCTTCCTCCGATCTTGATACTGAG TCAACAGGATCGTTCTTCCATGACAGAAGCATCACACTTGGAACGCTTATGGGATTTAGTTTCACTGCAACTATGCCGATGCCATTTAGAGCCTCTTCACGCCGCCACGTGTCACCTTCCGTCGCAATCTCACGAGCTTCTAGCTCCAATGCAAGACGCAACCACCAGAGAAAGCGTCCTCCTTCAAATTCGGCTGAGCCTGAGCCGCATCGCCGCCGTAAATGGTGGCGGTTTTGCCGAGATGACGATGACGACGCCGCCGGAAATGGAATCCACCGTGGAACAGGAGATTCAAAGCGGTCATCGCTCGGGGAGTATCTAGAGGTGGAACGGAGGTTTGGAGATGAAGCCGTTTACAACTCCGCCGAGGCAGAGCTAGAGGATGCGGTGGTGGCACGGTACCAAGATCAGCAGCCGGTGATGGGGGAGCGGGCATTGTTCGCTGACGGAAGGGTTCTTCCTCCGGCTTCAGCTGAAGTGGTTACCGGAGAAGGAACGCCGGTAGCCACGTCCCTTTGTAGATTTCCGGTATCTTTAACCGGTATATGCAGCGGTGGTGGAGGATGA
- a CDS encoding uncharacterized protein (unknown protein; FUNCTIONS IN: molecular_function unknown; INVOLVED IN: biological_process unknown; LOCATED IN: chloroplast; EXPRESSED IN: 17 plant structures; EXPRESSED DURING: 10 growth stages; Has 35333 Blast hits to 34131 proteins in 2444 species: Archae - 798; Bacteria - 22429; Metazoa - 974; Fungi - 991; Plants - 531; Viruses - 0; Other Eukaryotes - 9610 (source: NCBI BLink).) — protein sequence MGFSFTATMPMPFRASSRRHVSPSVAISRASSSNARRNHQRKRPPSNSAEPEPHRRRKWWRFCRDDDDDAAGNGIHRGTGDSKRSSLGEYLEVERRFGDEAVYNSAEAELEDAVVARYQDQQPVMGERALFADGRVLPPASAEVVTGEGTPVATSLCRFPVSLTGICSGGGG from the coding sequence ATGGGATTTAGTTTCACTGCAACTATGCCGATGCCATTTAGAGCCTCTTCACGCCGCCACGTGTCACCTTCCGTCGCAATCTCACGAGCTTCTAGCTCCAATGCAAGACGCAACCACCAGAGAAAGCGTCCTCCTTCAAATTCGGCTGAGCCTGAGCCGCATCGCCGCCGTAAATGGTGGCGGTTTTGCCGAGATGACGATGACGACGCCGCCGGAAATGGAATCCACCGTGGAACAGGAGATTCAAAGCGGTCATCGCTCGGGGAGTATCTAGAGGTGGAACGGAGGTTTGGAGATGAAGCCGTTTACAACTCCGCCGAGGCAGAGCTAGAGGATGCGGTGGTGGCACGGTACCAAGATCAGCAGCCGGTGATGGGGGAGCGGGCATTGTTCGCTGACGGAAGGGTTCTTCCTCCGGCTTCAGCTGAAGTGGTTACCGGAGAAGGAACGCCGGTAGCCACGTCCCTTTGTAGATTTCCGGTATCTTTAACCGGTATATGCAGCGGTGGTGGAGGATGA